In Candidatus Delongbacteria bacterium, the genomic window AGTCCGGCGCGCAGGCCCGGTTGAATTCCTGCCTGTTCAGTGCCGCGATCCCCAGGGAAATGCCTTGGTTCCAGGTGGATGCCGGATCACAACTCGAGGCCGCGTGGTGTTTGAGCGACGCGCACGGGGCGGATTCCACCCACAACCTGCCGCAGCTGCGCGGGCTGCGCGCCATTCCAGCGGCCCGCCTAGTGGATCCCGCGCTTGGCGATCTGCGACCCCGCTGGGATTCTCCCTGTCTGGATTCAGGCGCGCCCGGCGCGCCATTGGATTTCGACTTGACTCGGGCGGATGTGGGTTGGCATCCGGAGCTTCCCGAAGCCACCCTATCGGGTATCGTGCAAAACCTGCCGGCTGGACATTACGACATCACCGATGACACCGAGATCCGAACCGCCATCCCTGCCGGCACGGTGCTGCGCGTGGCAACGGGAAAGAGCTTGACGATTGTGCCTGACGAGGCGGGCACCATCACCATTGGAGATGCCGACGGTGCCCGGACTGCCTTGGTGGGAAGACCAGCACGTGGACTTGATCCCAGTTCCTCCATTGAGATTCACGCTCAGGGCCCGCCTGAATGCACAATGAACCTGCAGGGAGTGTTGTTCAACTATCCACCCCAGAACGTACTCGACCCGAGCTTTAATGGGGTGACTATCAATTTGGACGATGTGTCCGTTTCGCAGGACATCGACGGACGCCTAGTGCGCTTCCAGAATTGGATTGGTATCGATCAAGATATGGATGATCCAAGTTCCCCACTTGTAGATGGACGTCTCACCTTTGTCTATGCCCAAGGCCGAGTGCACCATCTGGCCATTGGCGACGAGGACAACCAGGGCCCCGGCGGACTGTCTTTGCTGAAGACTAACATTGATGTGGAGGACTGCACGTTCCAGATCACGGGGACGGAGTCGGCGGCCAACACCCCGCCGTTGTTGATGTATGGCGCGTGTGAGGTGGAAACACCGGTTTTGCAGCGGAACACCTTTGTTGGCGCGTCCCAGAACGGTAACTACCTGGCGGATTTTCAACAAACGGTCTTGCGGCTCACCAACAATAGTTTTGAAGACCTGACATACACGCCGATCATAGAGACCCATAGTTCCTTGGACATGAGCCATGAAGCCCGAAACAGTTTGTTGGCAGCGCAAACCTTCTCAAGCGGCCATCCCATAGTGGAACTTGAGAATGGAGTACTTGATCTATACTGCGGGCGTAATAATTTTGTCCTTTCCGGATTTGGCGCTACATGGCCAATTATCTCTTGGCCCACTATTCCAGATGAGCAACCAGAACAGCATATCTGGAGCCAGAATTTCTGGGGAGCTAGTTGCCAACAGCCACTATCCGATGCCGTCCTAAATAATCGTATTCTGCATCTTCTTCCCCCCTGGGCACACACTGAAAACAGTCTAATCCAGTGTGTTGAGCCATTGGATCCCGACAATCCCGCCTGTCCATATGAAATCTACACAGCGATCGAACTGTTGAAAAATGGCAAACTGGCCGAGGCCTCCTTCGACTATGTCGCGGCCAAGGACAACTTTCGCTTCCTGCTGGCCTTGTATCCCACCAGCCAGGAGGCCAATGAGGGCAGCTTGCGCCTGAAAGGTCTGGGCTTGAACAAGGAATACGGCCCCGAGGGCTACACAGACGTGGCGGCGGGCTTGTTTTCGGCTGCCGACACTTCCGAGCTGTCCCAGATGCATCAACAAGCCGTGTTGCAGGACTGCGGCGGCTGGTGCGTGGAGGCCCGCTGGGGCGACCGTCCCGGCGCATTGGCCGCCTTGTCTGGCATGCTGAGCGGGGAAGCGGACCCGATTTGCCGGACAACGATCAACAAAGCAGTTATGGAGATCGGCACCTTCCCGGTTCAGGGCGGAACATCGGCCTTGCATCCGCAAGCCCTGGCCGCGCGGCGCGTCGAGCGGCAGCGAGCCGAGCAGACCCTGTTGACTAGCCCGCGGGGCCAGGCTGTGGAGCTGGAGCAAGAGAGGGGCAAGGGACCGTCGGAATTCCGCATTGTCAACGTGCATCCCAACCCCTTCAACCCGGTGGCAATTCTACAACTGGCCGTGCCCGCGGATGGCCTGGTGCGAGTGCGCGTGTTCAACCTGCTGGGTCAGCAAGTGGCCGAGCCGATGAACCAGCACGTGCAGGCCGGTCAGCACTCGTTGCAGATCGACGGCAGCCGTTGGGCCAGCGGCCTCTACGTGGCGTTAGCCGAGCAGAACGGCCACACGAGCACCCAGAAGATGATGCTGGTGAAATGAAGCACTCCGTTCCCGGACACTGGTTGGTTCTAATGGTTAGCCTGTTCCTGCGGGCGGCAACTGTGTGGGCCGCGGTTCTGCATGTCCCGCAGGAATTTCCGGGCATCCAAGCTGCACTTGACGCGAGTGCAAACGGGGACACGGTGCTCGTGGAACGCGGCACGTGGACGGGGCTGTACACCAGCCCCGTCCACAGCCTGACCCTCTGTTCCAACTACTTGTTTAGTGAAGACTCAACGGACATTAATGAAACCGTTCTGGACGGCCAGTACGTTGGCACCATCATGGACATCGTAACCTGGGCGCACAACACATTCACGATTTGCGGCTTCACCATGATCCACGGACAAGGGACGCGTCCGGACATTTACGCACATTGTGACAAAGGCGGCGCCATCAACATGGAGAACGGGTCCAATGCAATCATTCGTGACATAGTATTCCGCGATTGCCGGGCGCCAGTTTCAGCCGCTATTCTGAACCATGCAGATGTGTGTGGTGCGGAATCGACAGGGCG contains:
- a CDS encoding T9SS type A sorting domain-containing protein; the protein is MKVIPFLFTLILITTLANPAGARGSLVVSAGDSLCMNGLELRAGAAPALVCRGTLVLENARLRARRGSSEPLVRVEAGGRLWLKDCRLVDARSAGRAGGRALIELSGGELTLQFSTLRTRSARPFLTLESGAQARLNSCLFSAAIPREMPWFQVDAGSQLEAAWCLSDAHGADSTHNLPQLRGLRAIPAARLVDPALGDLRPRWDSPCLDSGAPGAPLDFDLTRADVGWHPELPEATLSGIVQNLPAGHYDITDDTEIRTAIPAGTVLRVATGKSLTIVPDEAGTITIGDADGARTALVGRPARGLDPSSSIEIHAQGPPECTMNLQGVLFNYPPQNVLDPSFNGVTINLDDVSVSQDIDGRLVRFQNWIGIDQDMDDPSSPLVDGRLTFVYAQGRVHHLAIGDEDNQGPGGLSLLKTNIDVEDCTFQITGTESAANTPPLLMYGACEVETPVLQRNTFVGASQNGNYLADFQQTVLRLTNNSFEDLTYTPIIETHSSLDMSHEARNSLLAAQTFSSGHPIVELENGVLDLYCGRNNFVLSGFGATWPIISWPTIPDEQPEQHIWSQNFWGASCQQPLSDAVLNNRILHLLPPWAHTENSLIQCVEPLDPDNPACPYEIYTAIELLKNGKLAEASFDYVAAKDNFRFLLALYPTSQEANEGSLRLKGLGLNKEYGPEGYTDVAAGLFSAADTSELSQMHQQAVLQDCGGWCVEARWGDRPGALAALSGMLSGEADPICRTTINKAVMEIGTFPVQGGTSALHPQALAARRVERQRAEQTLLTSPRGQAVELEQERGKGPSEFRIVNVHPNPFNPVAILQLAVPADGLVRVRVFNLLGQQVAEPMNQHVQAGQHSLQIDGSRWASGLYVALAEQNGHTSTQKMMLVK